A region of Massilia sp. WG5 DNA encodes the following proteins:
- a CDS encoding NAD(P)/FAD-dependent oxidoreductase, with protein MLRIAELKLPLDHPEPALRQAVLSRLGIAEDELIDFTVFKRSYDARKRSAIVLIYALDVQVKDEAQVLKRLQHDRQVMPSPDTGYKFVTTAKPAPGMPRPVVVGMGPCGLFVALILAQMGLNPLVLERGKVVRERTVDTFGFWRKRKLNTESNVQFGEGGAGTFSDGKLYSQVKDPKHYSRKVLSEFVKSGAPEEILYVSKPHIGTFRLVKMVEQMRAEILSLGGEIRFETRVEDVLVDGEGGNRQVVGVRLASGEEIPTRHLVMAVGHSARDTFQMLYDRGVYVEAKPFSIGFRVEHPQSLIDACRFGPNAGNKILGAADYKIVHHASNGRSVYSFCMCPGGTVVAASSEEGRVVTNGMSQYSRAERNANSAIVVGITPEDYPGHPLAGIAFQRELESRAFVHGGSNYDAPGQLMGDFVRGVASTEFGSVVPSFKPAVHLTDLATALPDYATVALREAFVAFDKQIKGYYKEDAVLTGVETRTSSPIRIKRHDDSLESLNTRGLYPAGEGAGYAGGIMSAAIDGIKVAEAVALSLVA; from the coding sequence ATGCTGAGAATTGCCGAATTAAAACTTCCCCTTGACCATCCTGAACCGGCACTGCGCCAGGCCGTGCTGAGCCGTCTCGGCATCGCTGAAGACGAGCTGATCGACTTCACCGTGTTCAAGCGCAGCTACGACGCACGCAAGCGCAGCGCCATCGTGCTGATTTACGCGCTGGACGTGCAGGTGAAGGACGAGGCGCAGGTATTGAAACGACTGCAGCACGACCGCCAGGTCATGCCCTCCCCCGACACCGGCTATAAATTCGTTACCACCGCGAAGCCGGCGCCCGGCATGCCGCGTCCGGTGGTGGTCGGCATGGGCCCGTGCGGCCTGTTCGTGGCCCTGATCCTGGCCCAGATGGGCCTGAATCCGCTGGTCCTGGAACGCGGCAAGGTGGTGCGCGAGCGCACCGTCGATACCTTCGGCTTCTGGCGCAAGCGCAAGCTGAACACCGAGTCGAACGTCCAGTTCGGCGAAGGCGGCGCCGGCACCTTCTCGGACGGCAAGCTGTACAGCCAGGTCAAGGATCCCAAGCACTACAGCCGCAAGGTCCTGTCCGAGTTCGTGAAGTCGGGCGCACCGGAAGAGATCCTGTACGTCAGCAAGCCGCACATCGGCACCTTCCGCCTGGTCAAGATGGTCGAGCAGATGCGCGCCGAGATCCTGTCGCTGGGCGGCGAGATCCGCTTCGAGACCCGGGTCGAGGACGTGCTGGTCGACGGCGAAGGCGGCAATCGCCAGGTGGTCGGCGTGCGCCTGGCCTCGGGCGAGGAAATCCCGACCCGCCACCTGGTGATGGCGGTCGGCCATAGCGCGCGCGACACCTTCCAGATGCTGTACGACCGCGGCGTGTATGTCGAAGCGAAGCCGTTCTCGATCGGTTTCCGGGTCGAGCACCCGCAGTCGCTGATCGACGCCTGCCGCTTCGGCCCGAACGCCGGCAACAAGATCCTCGGCGCGGCCGACTACAAGATCGTGCACCACGCCTCGAACGGCCGCAGCGTGTACAGCTTCTGCATGTGCCCGGGCGGCACCGTGGTCGCCGCCTCGAGCGAGGAAGGCCGCGTGGTCACCAACGGCATGAGCCAGTACTCGCGCGCCGAACGCAACGCCAACAGCGCGATCGTGGTCGGCATCACGCCGGAAGACTACCCGGGCCACCCGCTGGCCGGCATCGCCTTCCAGCGCGAGCTGGAGTCGCGCGCCTTCGTCCACGGCGGCAGCAACTACGATGCGCCGGGCCAGCTGATGGGCGATTTCGTGCGCGGCGTGGCCTCGACGGAATTCGGCTCGGTGGTCCCGTCCTTCAAGCCGGCCGTGCACCTGACCGACCTCGCCACCGCCCTGCCCGACTACGCCACCGTCGCCCTGCGCGAAGCCTTCGTCGCCTTCGACAAGCAGATCAAGGGCTACTACAAGGAAGACGCGGTGCTGACCGGCGTCGAGACCCGCACCTCTTCGCCGATCCGCATCAAGCGCCACGACGACAGCCTCGAAAGCCTGAACACGCGCGGCCTGTACCCGGCCGGCGAAGGCGCCGGCTACGCGGGCGGCATCATGTCGGCGGCGATCGACGGCATCAAGGTCGCCGAGGCCGTGGCCCTGTCGCTGGTCGCCTGA